The genomic interval AGCGAGGGAAGACAAACATTTACCTGCCTTGTGTTTCCACATCGCATGCTGTCACAGCCACTCCTGCTGTCACTGTTCTTGCGCTCGCAGACGCATTTCTGACACATTAGTCAGACCGTGTCTGTCATAAAATGTGCTGAAAGATGTGAGGCGAGGGGGCAAACGGTCTTAACGGACACCTCAGGCCTCCGGACATCCTTCACTCTCTGTCGCTCTTTGGGTTACAGGACTTCAAAGAGGCAGGATTAGCACGGGACGGGGTCTGGTCCTAACACTAACACAGGATGCATTATCCCTGTGTCAGATGGACGTGTCTGACATTAGCCACACATTAGGGGTTTGGTGGttgtagggggggggggttactttGTTAACTGGATAATAGCTCAGTAGCCACTGCCAGGTGTGGATTTACATTATGGCATCTGTTTCCTGGTGAGGGATTCGCAGCATGACCCCCCTGCCCCCGCCCCTCCGTCTGTACCATAATTCCCCTGGATTCCTCTTTCACTTATGCTGTCTCATCTGgaataaaccccccccccccccccccgcggtTCAAACTGGCAGCACTAAGTGCAGCAGTCAAACCAATTTTCCAGTTGCCAGTTTCAGTGAAGAaacaattttcatttttctttttcttttgatcaCATTTTCTGTCAGTAGCTTCCTGAGTTGCTACGCGTCaacaaagtttatttatgtaaatgatGCATTTGTAAAGTAGCTCAATAATTAAGCAATGACTTTAACCGTCTTTGCAGTGACTTAAGGTATTTTAGAGTGTGACCAATTTgagactgtttctgttttaagagGAGACAAATCATCATAAACAGATATTCATTtttgactgaaatgaaaaaatgaaaatgtactgATATGACAAAGCAAAGCTACTCAGACAGGCTGCTTTCTCAAACAAGTTTCCTGAAGAACACATgacattaatattcattttgaaCCTGTTCTATTCCTGAGGATTTTACAGTATGCTCAGATCAGCTGCTCTGCGACATTTGCTACACTGACAGTATTTAAAACTGCAGAGGAACAGTGCTCACTGGTAGACAaactacatgatcacaagaGTTTTTTCATATCCATGCATGTTGGGAAAACAAACAACCTAATACAGATCTTTGTTAAGACTTTTATCAGCCCGATATGATTGTCCAAAAGAATTATCAGTCAGGTTTAGGTCATTTAATTAATAAGttgtgaaacagaaaaatgatCTGCAACTTTTGTGAATaataaagtgtctttttttttttttttttaaggtcaaaTTTTGCTGACAGATGAACCGGATGTAGGCCTACTTCTTCGTTTGTTAGCTTGACGCTAATACATAATGGAAATTGTTGAAACTGTTAACAGGCTAAAATAATTAGCACTGCGATTGCACTAATTTAAATGTGAGAAATGATCTAACTTACTTGGAAATGTTGAAAAATCCTCCACAATGTGATCTGGTGTCAGAAGTTAAGAGAAGCTAAGTTAGCATCTTAGCATGTCCGGAGTCTGTGACAGTACAGTTGTGTCATTGGTCCACAGTCAGTGGCCTGTGGGCTGAATGATTTAAGCATAAATGGTCATCAAATAAAGGGGGCGCGCCACGACACCTGTGACCTGTTTACACTGTGGAAACGAATGGAAGGAGGATGCTACAGTGTTTGGGCCTCTTTAGAGatcattgtgtgttttgatttgttacTTCTGTAGGTTTCTGTTGCCACTCTATGTTCcaccaaaactttaaaaaagtctgttgTAATTAATTAGAATGAAACAGGGAAGGCTTGGCCCTGCTTGCCCATTTATACTCTCCCTGGAAGAATAAGATTAGCTTCTATTTTGATCAaattaaatgatgaaaaagtCGACGAGCGTGAAGGacactttgcatgtttttagtTGAAAGCAAAGTGAAACAAATCTGTTTCAAGCTGTCAGTTAAAAATCTTCTCCGGGGTTCTTTGCATTGCGCAGTTAAAAGGCTGCGTCTCCTGGTcttctcacaaacaaacaaagcgtTCACTGCAGAACCTGAGGGGAGATGAAGCAAGAAGGAACGGCAGATTGCAAATCAAGTAGATCGGTTCAAATCACGCATCTGTTCGATGAGTGTAATCTATGCTGAATCATGCAGGATGCCACTGTGTTTTTCCTGCAGGCCACTCCAGATAAAGTCAGAGTTCGGTGTGTTTACTCGCGGGATAATTGCTCGGTGACGTGGTCGCCTGCTGCCTGTTTGTTTAGGCCCCGGCCATGCGGTTTTCAGGGTGTTCTTCCTGTGATCATCTGGAAGAATTTCAGGCTACGCAGATTAGGATTACCATAAGTGTGCAGTGTTGATTGGGGAGTTTGAGGTTTTGATTTCAAGAgactgggatttttttttttttttgtgtgtgtgtgtgtgcttgtctgggaggaaagggggtgggggggggggggggatttagaGTGCTTGGGTCTGGTCCAGAGGGCGGAAGAACGCCATGGTCCTTGTCTAGCCTTGCAGGGAGTGCAAATGATGCGTGTCATTGTAGCAAATGGAGCGTGGTGAtgaagtgctgctgctgctgttttacaAAGAAACTACTTAAAGAGGGACTGCCTGGCTGCCTTCTGTGTGGCATCCGAGCGCTCCAACAAGAAAGCCCTTAAGAAGCGCGTGGCCGCTCGTGCAACAGAAGACACAAACGCATTATACAAATCCTCCAGATGTACAGCCCGCGCCCGCCTCCCTCTCCGCAGTCTGCCGATTTCGAAACCGTCCTCGACTCCTCTTATTAGAGTCACTGGGCATGGTTCACCTGAGCGGCACGCACTTTGTTTTCACCTGTAATTGCTGCTCTCCATGTTTCGAGGGGCGTGTCCAAACCGCTTAAGTGTCTCGTCCTCGCACAAAGCACCTGGGTTTTATTTGGCGAGACCCGGCGCGTCGATCAGTAGcaagagaaaacaggaagctCACCACACTTTGATGTGTTCTATCGGCTGCATGACAGGCCGGGACTGCGAGTGCCCGGGGCGACTGCATGAGTTACGTGTCGACCGATCCTtgctgctccccccccccacacggcggCCTCATTGTGTCCAGGGTGTGGCCCCCGCTTCCTGCGCGTCCTGTCACTGAAAGGGTTttgtcactcactcactcagagaTGGTCACCGATGATGCATccattcacacaaacacgccacaagcaaacaaacagtcaTGACGTCCACTCCTTCACACTTCTTGTCGCCCTGCAagtttaaccccccccccctctctctctctctctctctctctctctctctctcgctctcctcgcTGCCTTGAAGGAGCCTCGCCAGTAAAGCTGCATCACTGACATTCTGATCATTCCACCTATTTTAACTCTTTCCAAGTGACCTCCTCCCTGCTTTCAACAAACTAATATTCACCTCTGACGTGTCGGCTTCTGTGTACTGGCGTTACGCCATCTCTGTGCACGCCACACGGTGAAGTGACTGGAATATCTTTCCACTGAGTCACAGGTGAAGCTCGTTTAAATCTGAATGAATCACGTGGCGGTGACTCAAGATTTGTGATCTATCAGACTAAAAAGTCATCTGCATGACAGAAAGTGTTTACATTTGGCTTAGAGGAGGGcgtgtttatttgacttttgaaCTGATTTGTTGGTTAACAGCTTTTATAATCACTTATTATAACATATAACCGCACATCACATTGCGTTACACTGACTAGAAAATAATCCATCTTGAAGTTCTTACtcacaaaaacaagataaatcTGGCAAGAGAAAATGTTCTGActccatttttgttttgttttctacggcgcccctgaagtcccaaaaagcaacaaaaaaaaaaaaaatcttgattttctttttttactttttgggacttcaggggctccgtagcTTTCGCAAAGTTTATTTTGTAACCAACATTTTAATTGTGTTATTTATTCAAGTGTATTGCTTTAATCTTTATCGGCCGAGTTCTACTTTAAATCATCatcaaacagtttaaatgtcCAGCTGAAGTTTATTTCTTTCAACATCTTCTTATCTCTGACCAGCACTGTAAAACCCAAAGATGTACATTGATTTAAATGCAAGAGGAGAAAAGCCTTTAAGTTCTGCATTTCTGTCTGTGAATGATCTCAGTCAGCAAGGTCATGGTAGGTGAATCCAAAAGATCGACCGGACGTGTCGACTCTTATCTGTACGGCAACTTTGAATATTGGCATTTTGGGTTCAAATTTGATTAAATGGAAGCAAAAAAATGAGTCGCCATTGGTTGACTGTTTgtgtcaacacttttttaatatCACCCAGCGCTACATTTCTGCATCCACAAGAGGATTACCAAAAAGATCCCGCAGTATTTGTTTCACATTTCCTGCTGCACAAAATCAACTATGAATCATGTCGTGATTTTAAGCTGTGCAAAGTTTAAGTAGTGCAGGTTATGAAAAGCAGGATGTTTACAGTAGTGACAACCGCACGTCATCGCTTCAGTTCAATTCAAAGGGCTTAATGGAATGAAAGTTCCTAAATAAACTTTTTGCAGATGTATTGTGTCGTGGGcaggcaaagaaaacaaatgcacCCACAGCCCAGGTCTGTTCAGGTAGAATACCTGAGGTTTACCTCAGCAAGTATGCACTGCTTCATCTAATTGGTGTGTTTTTTGCGTGTAGGCCTGAGGTAAACCATGTTTGTTACCACAGATTTATAGAGATCCCCTTTGGATTGTAGAGAAAGCTCAACAATCCAACAACagacgaggaaaaaaaaaaagggagagaaaaaaaaaaagcatgcccTTAAAAGCTGAAAGGCTTGTTTTGTCGGGTCGCAGATGTCTTTTTAATCCACTTCCTTTGGCTGTGAAGTTTCTAACTTGTGGACATAATAGGTTGTCAGTGTCTCTGTTTGACGGCTGGGAGAATCTACAGCAATCATAGCTGAACTCCATCTTCTCACATGAAGAAGCAAGAGGGCGACCCTGCTGTACTTGGTCCTGTTTTTCCACTAGTTGTGCCAAGATTTTAAAGCCATACCTCAGTGGTTAAAGCAGCAGGGTCATAAAGCTGCGGGCCACCAGTAAAACCTctccttttacattttaattgagCTACTTAGGTTAACAGAAGGAGCCACAGTATgcattgtttaaaataacatgtcttcctctctgtctccatggTCCGCTACCTCCGCCAGCTGATACGTCTTGGGAGTGATGCACTGGCTTCccctggttgccatggtgattgcCTCGGCCCTGCCCTTCCCTCACAACCCCGTGTCCAGGATTGCTGCCGCGACCGCCGAGCCCGGCTTTGACGGCCGCAGAGAGCGCCGTCATGACCAGGCCGCTGGCCTCGCAGCGAACCCCGTGGACTACAACTTCCGTGGAAATGCCTCGCACGCGGACTACAACGTGGTCGACCCGGTCAGCCAACAAACCAACCGACAAAACCTCCAGAACTTTAAGGATTACATGAAATCCCCCGTAGACACTTCAAACTTAGAAGTCGAAAATCAAGGAACTTACCAGTTTGACGGCAACTCAGGCGCTAATGACAAACGCAGAGTTAGTTTGGATGTTCCAGCAGAAGGAGGAACGCTCAGTATCAAGGATGTTTCTGAGGATAATTCTCTACCAAAGGACTACAACGCTGACATCAGCAGGCAGGATTACTCAAGTTTTACAGACTTTACCAAGAGGGAAAACCTTCAGGACTCCACGGACAGGTTGCAGGTTTCTACTGCCGGATCTCAAAATGCTGTCAGTCCTGCTGCTGGTCTAAAGATCCAGACGGAACCAGAGCAGACAGCGTCCGTCATTAGGACAGCTGTGGGAGGAAGCGGTCCTCCTGAGGAGAATCTAAACCTGGAGGCAGGGCTGGGACTTGGAACCGGGCTGGACTTGGAAGCGGACGAGATGTTTCTGGATGCACATCCTCGAGTCCTTTTCTCGCCTTCCCCGTCGCCTCCACAAcaccctcctctcctgctcatGTTGGAGAGCGGTCTGATGGAGGAGGACGGGGACAAGGAGGATCAAGAGGACTTGGACGGACATATCGAGGGTCACGGGGACCGGGCACTTGACAGGACCACGACTCTTAGTTGGGCAGAATCTTCCAGAGTGACCGCTGACGCTGCCCGTGCCGTCAAAAGGGATAAACGCTCTCACCTCTTGATCGACAGACGGCGAGGGGAGAAGTCGGTGTGCGAGGCGGAAAGCGTTTGGGTCACTAACAAGTCGACCGCCATGGACTCCCACGGCAAGTGGGTCACCATCTTGCAGGAAATCCAGACCCAGACCGGCCCACTCAAACAGTACTTCTACGAGACCCGCTGCCGCCAG from Labrus mixtus chromosome 20, fLabMix1.1, whole genome shotgun sequence carries:
- the LOC132995716 gene encoding uncharacterized protein LOC132995716 → MHWLPLVAMVIASALPFPHNPVSRIAAATAEPGFDGRRERRHDQAAGLAANPVDYNFRGNASHADYNVVDPVSQQTNRQNLQNFKDYMKSPVDTSNLEVENQGTYQFDGNSGANDKRRVSLDVPAEGGTLSIKDVSEDNSLPKDYNADISRQDYSSFTDFTKRENLQDSTDRLQVSTAGSQNAVSPAAGLKIQTEPEQTASVIRTAVGGSGPPEENLNLEAGLGLGTGLDLEADEMFLDAHPRVLFSPSPSPPQHPPLLLMLESGLMEEDGDKEDQEDLDGHIEGHGDRALDRTTTLSWAESSRVTADAARAVKRDKRSHLLIDRRRGEKSVCEAESVWVTNKSTAMDSHGKWVTILQEIQTQTGPLKQYFYETRCRQAEQPSGAGRARGASAKPARTGVAGAGCLGVDKKQWVSECKAKQSYVRALTRDANNRTGWRWIRIDSSCVCVLLSRTNQALAREALMRKGRG